GTAAAAATTGCATCATACAATTCTTCAACACCTTCACCAGTCTTTGCCGAAATTCCAACCAAAGTATAATCTGGAAAAACAAGTTGAATCTTTTCAATACTAGAACTCTTCAAATCAGACTTATTTGCAACAATAATAAGTTTCTTTTTCTTTGCAACCAAATTTGCAATAAGTGTAATATTTACTTGATTATAAGGATTAAGTGTAGAATCAATGACAACAAGAACTGCATCAACATTATCCAACCATTTAATACTCTCAATAACTCCTTGAGTAGCTTCCTTTGCCCTCTCTTTTGCATCCGATTTTTTCATACCTTTCTTAACAAAATCTTCAAAATCAATTTTAGTAGCAATACCAGGAGTATCAATTAAAGAAAAATTAATAGTTTTTCCTCCTTTTTTCATCTCAAGTTTTTCAACCTTTTGAACAGATCTAGTTTCGTGTTCAACAGATGAAGTTTCAAACTTACCTGCATCTTCTCCTAAAATATCAAATATAATTTTATTTGCAAGAGTAGACTTCCCAGCATTAGGAGGACCATACAAACCTAAACTTAATTTTTTACGCTTTTTAAAAAAAAAAAGGTAATTAAAAAACCCTTTTGAAAATAATTTGACCATAATAATAAGACAATATATATAGTATATAAACTTTTTCTTTAATCAACTAAAGGTTTATGAATTTTCAAATTATAATATTAACACTAAATTAAACTCTCAATAATAGAAATAGCATTGTAAACTTCATTTCTAAGGTAAGAATTAACATTACCCATACTACTAATTACTTCTAATTGTTCTTGGATTTTTATCAAATCCTCTTGACCATTTGCAACTTTAATCAAAGCAATCACAGATGATAACTCAACTTTAACTTTATTTGGAGCATCTTCAACCAAACTCTCAAGTACCTCTGCAATCTCTAAAATCTCTTCAATCATTTTTCAAACATTTCGAGTCTTTTCAATAATTTCTAAACTCTTTATAAAAGCACTAACTCCTATTTTTAAATCCGTAACACTATTACAAATAACATCAATTTCAAGTGATTCGTTTTTATTAATTTCAATTTTAATATCTTTAGATCTAAAATCAAAATCTTCTTCAATCAATAAATTATAATAAAAAATATTTAAATCTCCAAAATCTAACTTAAAATTTGAAGAGAATTTACTCATCTTGCTTTGATAATATCTAAAACTCTATCTTGTTTTTTCTCAAGAGCTTTTGATGAACAATAAGGACATCTAATTTTTCTCTCAACTAAAACACCGTTTACAGTTTTTTTACAAACACTACATACATATTCAACCATTTTAATTAATAAGGTTTGTACGCTTTTCCAACGAACATTTTTTCACAACCAGCACATCTCCAAATACCATATGCTTGCCTCTTAACTTTATCCTCTTTACCACAGAAAGGGCATTTATGTTTTCCTCTTGAGTTTTTTTCAATCTCACTAACTTTCTTTCTAAGAATGTTACCGTATCTAACTCCAAATCTTCCAGCACTACCTTGTTTTTTTGTTGCCATTTTATCATATATACAAATTATACTCTTGCCGAGTATTAAACTATAAATAAAGAAATGAAATTTGGTTTATAAAAGTTTTGGGAAAATTTAAAATCCGAAAAATCTATTTTAAAACTATAATCTTGATTATAAATAATATATATATCAAAATAATGAAAATTAAAACTCTTGAAAATGTAACAAAAATCAATAATTTTTTCTTACCTTTAAGATAATCATCTAACATATATCTCTCACTAAATATATATTTGAAACCAAAAAGAAAACTTCCTCCAGACATAAAAAACATTTTAATAGAATCATTAGGATTCAACTCGACATAAAAAGCATTAAATTCCTCCTTTAAGTGATTAATTATTTTTGAAATAATATGAATTCGTATAATTGAAAAAAAACTAAAAAAAATAACCATCAGAATTCCAAGCTTATTCAAATCATAAACGAAATTATCTAAGAACATTATAATGATAAACAAAAAAAGTAATTTATAATACTTTTTAATACAGTTATATAATGAATTAATATCAAACTAACTTCAAACAAACTAGAAACTATCACAAACTACTTATATATAATAATACTTATATCTATTATATGAACAAGAAGAAATTCCTGTTATTATCTCTAGAAGATAATAAAGCAAAGAAAATTGCAAACGCAATCACAAACAAAACATCTACACAAATACTAGACTTCTTAATAGAAAAAGAAGCAACAGAGAGCGAGATTGCAAAAAAACTAAGCCTTCCTATTTCTACAATACACTACAATCTAAAACAACTAATGCTAGCAAAACTTGTAGAATGGGAAGAAGCCCACTACAGCGCAAAAGGAAAAAAAGTAAAACACTACAAACTCGCAAATCAGTATATTATTATAGCGCCAAAAGAAGACAGAGAATCTATGCTTGAAAAATTAAAAACAATAATCCCTACATTTATAGTATCTATATTAGGAGCTGGCTTAATATATATATACCCTAGACTAACCATGGACTCCGCAGGACAATTATCAGCCAAAGTTGCAAATGACATTATAATGGAATCTCAAATGGAAAAAGCTGCACCAATGATTGCAGAAGTCGCTCAAGAAAGCTTTTGGACTCTAATAAATAACTCTAATGCTTTCTGGTTCTTACTTGGATCTATATTTACTTTAATAATATATATAGTAATTAATAGGATAAGAAAAAAGTAAATTTTCTCACAAATCCTTAAATGTGAATTTTATTTAGGGATTTGATAAAATTTCAAAACATTTATAAATAATTATGGCTTAATGTTTCTATCAAAAACTTAAAATTCATAAGAAATTAAGATAAAAATAAAAAATGATACTATTTAAATCACTTAATGATTAAATAGTTCGTGAATTTGTTTTTTAAATTTCTTAGAATTTTATACTTAGTATAAAATGACAAGCAAAGAAAAAATATTAGGAATTGACTTAGGTACAACAAACAGTTGTATGTCAATCATCGAGAACGGAAAAGCGGTAGTTATCCCTAACGCAGAAGGTGCAAGAACAACTCCTTCAGTAGTACACATCACAGCATCTGGTGAGAGAATCGTAGGAGAACCTGCAAAAAAACAAGCAATAGTAAAACCAAAAGAAACTATTAGTTCAATCAAAACTCACATGGGTGAAGATTATAAAGTTAGTATTCATGGAAAAGAATATACTGCTCAAGAAATTTCTGCTATCATACTTACAAAATTAAAAAAAGATGCAGAATCCTATTTAGGTCAAGATATAAAAAAAGCAGTAATTACTGTTCCAGCTTATTTTACAGATTCCCAAAGACAAGCAACAAAAGATGCAGGAAGAATTGCAGGCTTTGAAGTTGAGAGAATTATTAATGAACCAACAGCAGCTGCATTAGCTTATGGTATTGATAAAGATACAGCACATACAGTACTTGTATTTGATTTTGGAGGAGGAACATTTGATGTATCCATTTTAGAATTAGATGATGGAGTATTTGAAGTAAAAGCAACAGCAGGAGATAATCACTTAGGTGGAGATAACATTGATGAACTATTAATTAATCATATCGCTAGTGAATTTAAAAAAGAACATGGAATTGATCTAAAAGCAGATGCTCAAGCAACTCAAAGATTAAAATCAGCAGCTGAAAAAGCTAAGATGGAATTATCCTCAAAATTAGAAACGGATATTTCAGAGCCTTTCATCACAGCAGATGCATCAGGTCCTAAACATCTAGAACTAAAAATCACAAGAGCTAAATTTGAAGAATTAATCTCAGGTATTCTAGCTAAATTAAAGAAACCTACTGAGCAAGCAATTAAAGATTCAGGTTTAAAACAATCTGAAATTGATAAAGTAATCTTAGTTGGTGGTTCAACAAGAATCCCTTCAGTTCAAGCTTTAGTAAAAAGTTTATCTGGAAAAGATGCAGATAAATCAGTAAACCCCGATGAAGCTGTTGCAGTAGGAGCTTCAATTCAAGGTGGAGTTTTAGCAGGAGATGTTACAGGAATATTATTATTAGATGTAACACCACTTAGTTTAGGAATTGAAACTCTAGGTGGAGTTTGTACTAAAATGATTGAAAGAAATACAACAATCCCTACTAAAAAATCTCAAGTATATTCGACAGCTGCTGACAACCAACCTTCTGTAACAATTAGAGTAGGTCAAGGAGAAAGAGCAATGTTTAATGACAACAAAGAAATTGGTAAATTCGATTTAAATGGAATTCCACCAGCTCCAAGAGGTGTACCTCAAATTGAAGTAACATTTGATATCGATGCTAACGGAATTGCACATGTTTCAGCTAAAGATATGGGAACTGGAAAAGAACAATCAATTAAAATTGTTGCATCCTCAAACCTATCTGAAGAAGAAATTAAGAAAATGCAAGATGACGCCGAAAAGCATGCAGAAGAAGATGAAAAGAGAAGAGAAGAAATCGAAACTGGAAATCAAGCAGAACAATTAGTTTACCAAACTAAAAAAACATTTGAAGAAAACAAAGACAAAGTTGACCAAAAGAAAGTTGGTCCAATTATGGCTAAAATCAACGATTTAGATGAAGAACTAAAAAAAGAAACTAGAAATGTTGAAACTATGAAAAAAATGATGGAAGATATCAATAAAGACTCACAAGAAGTCTTTACTGAAATGTACCAAAAAGAAGCCCAAGCTCAAGAAGCTTCAGGTGGACAAAAAGAAGAAAAATCTGAAGAAACAGTAGTTGATGCTGAAGCAACAGAAAAAGTAGAAACAAAAAAAGAAGAAACAAAAGATAAAAAATAAATTTTATTTTTTCTAATTTTAACAACAAATTTATAATTTAAGGATTTCAATATTTGGAAAAACTTTAATTAGGTTATTATTCTCTAAATTTTCAGACATAATAACTTTAACAATATTCTCAGGAGAAATCTTTTCTTTAGTTACCAATCTAGTAGAATAAAATTTCTGAAAAAATTTCAACAAAATTGGCTCACCTTTAACCATAGAAATATTCTTCAAGAATACAGGATCTAAATCTAGCTCCAATATAACTAAATTTTTATTTCTAACAACATTACTCCTAATATAATTAAGTATTGAAACTTTTCTATTTTGTTTTCTTGCACGGCTTTTGGCTTCTTTTAAATTAATAAAAAACCAAATATAACTGTATCTTTCTTTTAAATTATATTCTTTTTGATTAAAAATCTCAGTTGCTCTTTCTATATCTTCTTTAATATTATATTTATTTTTAATATATTTGTAATAAATTTTTTCTATAATTCTTTCCTTTATTTCCATACCAGGAATTAAACCAATTTTCAGAATAGAATCTAAATTTTCATATTCTGTAACATGATAAACTCTCATCTTAAAATAAATTATCTGTACTCACGCCATTGATGTTTACACTTCTCACATTTATAGAACTGTGTTTCAGGCTCATCACCAGCCCTAGTTTGCTTAGTCCAATAAAATGCTTTCATATGTCCACACTCAGGACACTCTTGATCTGCAATAGGATGAATTTCTGCAGAACTATCATTTTTATTAATAACTTCTATTTCTTCTGCCTTGCCAATTTTCTCTGACAACTTAACAGTTCCTTTAGGTTTTTGAACAAAACCACAAGCAGAGCACTTAACCTCTTCTCCCTTCTTCCCAATAATTATCGCATCACAATTTGAACAAAAATCTACCATTTTTTCATACCTATAAAAACAATTGAAATTTGAATTTATAAACTTTGTGAAAAAATTAAAATTTTAAATTATTCCTTAAAAACAATTATTTTAAGGAATGACTAAACATCATTGCTTAATGATTTTTAATTTCTCTAAATATTTCTCTGCCTCACCCTCAGAATACTTTTTAACTCTATTGAAATCAAAAATTTCAACATTATCTGTTATAGGGAAAATATGGACATGAACATGTGGAACATCCATACCATAAACCAATGTGCCAATTTTAACTCCCAACTTTTCTCTCAAATTCTTTACTAATTTTAAAACAACCCTTTGAAGCTCTAAATACTCCCCTTCAGGCATATCAGAGATATTATCATACTCTTTTTTTGGAATAACTAAAGTGTGTCCTTTCTCAAACGGAGAAATATCTAAAAAAGCTAAATGATTCTCATCCTCATAAACTTTAGATGAAGGAATCTCACCCTTAATAATTTTACTAAAAATTGTTACCATAAAATACTCCAAAATTAGAAATTTAAAAACTTTTCTCAAATCTAAAATTAAAACAAAATTATATAAACAAAATAAATAAAAATAATCTATGGAGAAAATTGGAAATATTATTATTATGAAATCACACTTCATAAATACCTTAATGCCTAAATTTATAAAACACTTATTTTGGAATTCAATAGTATTCTTAATTTTATATGGAATATATTATTTATTAGACAATTCTGCAAAATATGATTTTGACACAATTATCATACTATCCTTAATTTTTTTAACAATTATATTCTCGATAATTAAAATATCAAAAGATTTAATTAAAATATTAAACACTACATATGAATTTCATCCAAATCATCTTGAAGTAAAATACAAATTCATTAAAGAAGAAACGCACTCAATAAATTACAAACAAATAACTGATATAAAAGTAAATAAAACAATATGGGATAGAATATGTAAAGTTGGTGATATAGAAATTCATACTGCAAATGATTCTTTTCATAATGAAAAAACAACTGCTTTAATCCTTAAAGACATAAGACATGCTGACAAAATAGAAGATGAAATAACAAGAAAAATTCATTCATATAAAACTCCTCATCAATAAATAGAATAATTATTTAAATGAAATTTTCAAAGGTAAATGGTCTGAAACTTCTTCTTTTAAAACACCAAAGTTCAAAACTTCAATATCTGAACTTACAAATACATAATCTGCAAACTTATCCTCTCTATCATAATAAGAACTTCGAGTAGTTTTTATATCATAAATATTAATCAAATTAACTAAATTCTCCTCTAAAATTTTAATACTTGTAGTGTCAGGAAGTAAATTAAAATCACCACAAATTATTTTTTTACCATCTATCAAATCTAAAAAAGACTTAATTTTATTAGATTGAAAAATTCTTTCAGCATTATCACCTTTACCAAAACCCCTAATCCAAACTCCATGCAAATTACAAATTGTGAAAATTTCATTATTAATTTCTAATTTAATACTCTGAAAATTTCTTGAATCTTCCTGAGTTTTCCCTTCAGTTCTAGAATTAAAATAACCATAAGTAAAAAAATAATTATAATCTATCACTTTCAAACTTTTCCTAACAAAGATAACATTTCCATAAGAAAAATCTGCTCCTTCATAAACACCATTATGTGTTGGAGCAAAATAACATTCAAAATCAAAAAGAACAATTTTTAATTCCTCAAGCAAATTCAATCTTGAAACTCCCCTATACAAAATATTAACTTTACTACTTAAAATTTCTTGAAAACAAAAAACATCTCTTTTTTTAGATTCATCGAAAATAAATCTAATTAATTCATCAAATATTTTTCCTCTCCAAGTATTTAAAGAAAGTAATCTTATTCCTTCAATTATTTTTCATACAAAGGATATTTCTTACAAAGCTCCAAAACCTCTCTTTTAACCTCAAACATAATTTTTTCATCAGAAATATTTTTAATAACTTTAGCTATAAATTCTCCAACTCTATATGAATCCTCTCTAGAAAATCCCCTAGAAGTAATAACTGGAGAACCAATCCTAATTCCCGAAGGATTAAAAGCAGTTGCTAAATCAAAAGGAATCATATTCTTATTAGTACAAATATTTACTTCATCTAATTTAAGTTCTACTTCTTTCCCTCTCAAATCAAAAGGAGTCAAATCAATAAGCATTAAATGGTTCTCAGTTCCACCACTAACAAGCTTAATCCCGTTATCAAGTAATCCTTGTGCAAGTGATTTATTATTTTCTAAAAGTTTCTTTTGATACTCTTTAAACTCAGGTTTCAAAACTTCTCCAAAAGCAACCGCCTTTGCAGCAATAACATGTTCAAGAGGCCCACCTTGAATTCCTGGAAAAATTTGTCTATCTACATCTTTTGCATATTTTTCTTTACACAGAATAATTGCTCCACGAGGTCCACGCAAAGTTTTATGAGTTGTCGTAGTAACAATATCGCAAAAGGGAACAGGATTTTGATGCAGTCCAGCTGCAATCGAACCTGCAATATGAGAAATATCTGCAAGTAACATAGCAGAACATTCATCAGCTATTTCTTTAAACTTTTTAAAATCAACATCCCTTGGATAAGCACTAAAACCAGTAACAATTAACTTTGGTTTTTCTTTTAAAGCAACAATTCTAAGTAAATCGTAATCAATAAGTGAGCTCTCTTTATTCAACTCATATTGAACAAAATTATACAACTTACCTGAAAAATTTAAATGATGCCCATGAGTTAAATGTCCTCCCTGGTCTAAATTAATTGCAAGAACTTTATCACCAGGTTCAAGGACCGCCATATATGCAGCCATATTAGCTCCACTACCACTATGGGCTTGAACATTAACATGATCTGCTCCAAAAATTTCTTTAGCTCTATCAATTGCAAGTTGTTCAACTTTATCAACAACCTCATTCCCCCCATAATATCTTTTTCCAGGATACCCTTCAGAATATTTATTTGTAAACACACTACCTTGGGTCTCCATAACTGCAGGAGAAACTGCATTCTCAGAAGGAATAAGCTCAATCGTTTCTTCTTGTCTTTTAATCTCATCCAAAACTAAATTATAAACCTCTGAATCAGATTTTTTAAGCTCATTTAAATGCTCATCAAAACTAATTTTATACACCATACTAATAAACTACAAAAGGAGTATATAAAACTATTTGAAACTATTTCAAAAGAAAAAGAAAACAAATCTTTAAAAACAAAAAAGCTAAACTATTATTATGATACGAAAATTTAACATAAATAACTTTTTGTTAAAGAAAAAAATTAAAATTTTCCAAATTTTAGAGGTAGTCCTAAAATGATACTAACAAAAGATAATCTTTTAAGATATGTTAGAGATAAAAAAGCTGTAACTCCGACAATGGTAAGTGAAGCATTTGACACAACTACTATGATTGCTTCAGCAGCACTCTCCGAAATAGCAAAAGATAAATCTATTGCAATAACAAATCTAAAATTATCTAGTTCCCCTTACTACTATGACCCAAAACAAAAAGAGTGTCTTATTGAACTTGCTGAAAAACATTTTTCAAAACATGACAAAGACATCTACTTAAAACTAAAACAAAACCAAGTTCTAAATCATAGCTCTCTAAACATCCAAGAAACACTTGCAATAGAGAGAATCAAAGACTTTGCAATTCCTCTAGAAATTAGTGAAACAGAAAATGAATTGAAATTCTGGGTTTGGTATCTAAGAGACATATCCGAAACAAAATCACAAATAATGGATGCAATTAAAGGAAATAACTCTACTCCTAAAAAAACAAACAAAGAACCTGAAATGCCAAAAGTCCAAGAAAGGTTAGTAAGAGAAATAAGAAAAGAAATAGCACCTCAACAAATACAAAGACAAACTCATCAACCAAGAATACAATCACAAGCAAATCATCAACAAACTCTAAACTCTCCAAAATTTACTCAACAATCCGTCCAAGAAGAACAACAAAACAAAGAAGAAATGTTTATTGAAAATTATTTCAGACAAAATTATCTAAATATCGAAAATAAAAACAAATCAAATAAAGAAATAAGATACAATTTAAGTCTTAACATAAATCAAATTAAAATATTAATTGATAGTATTTACTATTATAAAAAACCTAATGAAACAGACATCATGCAATTCTATACTTCTTCATTAAAACCTAAGATAATATTCGTACAAAATGCTCCTAAAAAATTATTAAAAATGAATGAGACTCTAGAAAACTTAACAATAATTAACATTTAAAATGATAGAAGAAATATACACCCAAGCATTAAACTTCCTACTAGTAAATATATTTAATCTAGGATATTTTGGAATTTTCTTACTAATGACAATCGAGAGTTCATTTATTCC
Above is a genomic segment from Candidatus Woesearchaeota archaeon containing:
- a CDS encoding Era-like GTP-binding protein translates to MVKLFSKGFFNYLFFFKKRKKLSLGLYGPPNAGKSTLANKIIFDILGEDAGKFETSSVEHETRSVQKVEKLEMKKGGKTINFSLIDTPGIATKIDFEDFVKKGMKKSDAKERAKEATQGVIESIKWLDNVDAVLVVIDSTLNPYNQVNITLIANLVAKKKKLIIVANKSDLKSSSIEKIQLVFPDYTLVGISAKTGEGVEELYDAIFTEFY
- a CDS encoding DNA-directed RNA polymerase subunit P, producing the protein MVEYVCSVCKKTVNGVLVERKIRCPYCSSKALEKKQDRVLDIIKAR
- a CDS encoding 50S ribosomal protein L37ae, with the protein product MATKKQGSAGRFGVRYGNILRKKVSEIEKNSRGKHKCPFCGKEDKVKRQAYGIWRCAGCEKMFVGKAYKPY
- a CDS encoding winged helix-turn-helix domain-containing protein — protein: MNKKKFLLLSLEDNKAKKIANAITNKTSTQILDFLIEKEATESEIAKKLSLPISTIHYNLKQLMLAKLVEWEEAHYSAKGKKVKHYKLANQYIIIAPKEDRESMLEKLKTIIPTFIVSILGAGLIYIYPRLTMDSAGQLSAKVANDIIMESQMEKAAPMIAEVAQESFWTLINNSNAFWFLLGSIFTLIIYIVINRIRKK
- the dnaK gene encoding molecular chaperone DnaK, whose amino-acid sequence is MTSKEKILGIDLGTTNSCMSIIENGKAVVIPNAEGARTTPSVVHITASGERIVGEPAKKQAIVKPKETISSIKTHMGEDYKVSIHGKEYTAQEISAIILTKLKKDAESYLGQDIKKAVITVPAYFTDSQRQATKDAGRIAGFEVERIINEPTAAALAYGIDKDTAHTVLVFDFGGGTFDVSILELDDGVFEVKATAGDNHLGGDNIDELLINHIASEFKKEHGIDLKADAQATQRLKSAAEKAKMELSSKLETDISEPFITADASGPKHLELKITRAKFEELISGILAKLKKPTEQAIKDSGLKQSEIDKVILVGGSTRIPSVQALVKSLSGKDADKSVNPDEAVAVGASIQGGVLAGDVTGILLLDVTPLSLGIETLGGVCTKMIERNTTIPTKKSQVYSTAADNQPSVTIRVGQGERAMFNDNKEIGKFDLNGIPPAPRGVPQIEVTFDIDANGIAHVSAKDMGTGKEQSIKIVASSNLSEEEIKKMQDDAEKHAEEDEKRREEIETGNQAEQLVYQTKKTFEENKDKVDQKKVGPIMAKINDLDEELKKETRNVETMKKMMEDINKDSQEVFTEMYQKEAQAQEASGGQKEEKSEETVVDAEATEKVETKKEETKDKK
- a CDS encoding transcription factor S; this encodes MVDFCSNCDAIIIGKKGEEVKCSACGFVQKPKGTVKLSEKIGKAEEIEVINKNDSSAEIHPIADQECPECGHMKAFYWTKQTRAGDEPETQFYKCEKCKHQWREYR
- a CDS encoding HIT domain-containing protein gives rise to the protein MVTIFSKIIKGEIPSSKVYEDENHLAFLDISPFEKGHTLVIPKKEYDNISDMPEGEYLELQRVVLKLVKNLREKLGVKIGTLVYGMDVPHVHVHIFPITDNVEIFDFNRVKKYSEGEAEKYLEKLKIIKQ
- a CDS encoding PH domain-containing protein, coding for MEKIGNIIIMKSHFINTLMPKFIKHLFWNSIVFLILYGIYYLLDNSAKYDFDTIIILSLIFLTIIFSIIKISKDLIKILNTTYEFHPNHLEVKYKFIKEETHSINYKQITDIKVNKTIWDRICKVGDIEIHTANDSFHNEKTTALILKDIRHADKIEDEITRKIHSYKTPHQ
- a CDS encoding endonuclease/exonuclease/phosphatase family protein is translated as MRFIFDESKKRDVFCFQEILSSKVNILYRGVSRLNLLEELKIVLFDFECYFAPTHNGVYEGADFSYGNVIFVRKSLKVIDYNYFFTYGYFNSRTEGKTQEDSRNFQSIKLEINNEIFTICNLHGVWIRGFGKGDNAERIFQSNKIKSFLDLIDGKKIICGDFNLLPDTTSIKILEENLVNLINIYDIKTTRSSYYDREDKFADYVFVSSDIEVLNFGVLKEEVSDHLPLKISFK
- a CDS encoding serine hydroxymethyltransferase, with the translated sequence MVYKISFDEHLNELKKSDSEVYNLVLDEIKRQEETIELIPSENAVSPAVMETQGSVFTNKYSEGYPGKRYYGGNEVVDKVEQLAIDRAKEIFGADHVNVQAHSGSGANMAAYMAVLEPGDKVLAINLDQGGHLTHGHHLNFSGKLYNFVQYELNKESSLIDYDLLRIVALKEKPKLIVTGFSAYPRDVDFKKFKEIADECSAMLLADISHIAGSIAAGLHQNPVPFCDIVTTTTHKTLRGPRGAIILCKEKYAKDVDRQIFPGIQGGPLEHVIAAKAVAFGEVLKPEFKEYQKKLLENNKSLAQGLLDNGIKLVSGGTENHLMLIDLTPFDLRGKEVELKLDEVNICTNKNMIPFDLATAFNPSGIRIGSPVITSRGFSREDSYRVGEFIAKVIKNISDEKIMFEVKREVLELCKKYPLYEK